Proteins co-encoded in one Medicago truncatula cultivar Jemalong A17 chromosome 8, MtrunA17r5.0-ANR, whole genome shotgun sequence genomic window:
- the LOC11446978 gene encoding organic cation/carnitine transporter 3 produces MEGSVQINVPESHSNIEQEKKPILSWDVIIEKSLSNFGWMDFLQAVLVAVAMFFDAQQSFISIYTDNYPKWHCTNSICTSSSDICKLPRSSWSWDTHPSNTIISHWNLECASTFITGLPQSSFFIGCLLGSFFLAALADSSIGRKNMLIFSCVSMSITSMLIIFSTNVWIYSALKFLIGFWRSSIGTCVLVLLTEKVSAEWRFRVGIVEYFTFTMGYMSLPGFAYINRNSSWKSLYIWSSVPAICYSVIAYLFVTESPRWLVMQGREKEILKMLKRVSSEESADDDSVNLASNLPILPPKEKVSFFQLYSSIGELFHKRWAVIRMIAVMILGIGLGMVYFGMPLAVGNLGFNIYLAVVFSASMELPSCVATYFLENLRRKPSILVFSILGGICCVTCAVLENRVPAAKVVLAMVAFFGACTAYNVFLIYIIELFPTCVRNTTTSLVRQAIVFGCIFCPFLISAGRKNNIYSYGVFGVVIMLSNFTLFFLPETIGIVLCDTMDQQEKKEIALCDAMNQQVRTENVSV; encoded by the coding sequence ATGGAAGGTTCAGTACAAATTAATGTACCTGAATCTCATTCCAAtattgagcaagaaaagaaaccaATTTTGTCATGGGATGTAATTATAGAAAAAAGTTTATCAAATTTTGGGTGGATGGATTTCTTACAAGCTGTTCTTGTTGCAGTTGCAATGTTCTTTGATGCACAACAATCATTCATAAGCATTTACACTGATAATTACCCAAAATGGCACTGCACAAATTCAATATGCACTTCATCCTCTGATATATGCAAACTCCCAAGATCTTCTTGGTCTTGGGACACACATCCTTCAAACACAATCATTTCTCATTGGAATCTTGAATGTGCTAGCACATTCATCACTGGTTTACCACAATCTTCTTTCTTTATAGGTTGTCTTCTTGGTTCTTTTTTTCTTGCAGCATTAGCTGATTCATCTATTGGCAGAAAAAACATGCTAATCTTTTCTTGTGTCTCAATGTCAATAACTTCCATGCTCATAATCTTTTCAACCAATGTTTGGATTTACTCTGCCTTGAAATTCTTGATTGGTTTCTGGCGTTCGTCTATCGGTACATGTGTTCTTGTTTTGCTTACCGAGAAAGTTAGTGCTGAATGGCGATTTAGAGTTGGAATTGTTGAGTATTTTACTTTCACAATGGGGTACATGTCTTTACCTGGTTTTGCTTATATTAACCGAAACTCTTCTTGGAAAAGTCTTTACATTTGGTCGTCAGTTCCTGCTATATGTTATTCTGTCATTGCTTATCTCTTTGTTACCGAGTCGCCTAGGTGGCTTGTTATGCAAGGTCGAGagaaagaaattttgaaaatgctcAAAAGGGTTTCTTCTGAAGAAAGTGCCGATGATGATAGCGTTAACTTAGCTTCGAATTTACCAATACTTCCCCCAAAAgaaaaagtttcattttttcaaCTTTACTCATCAATAGGAGAATTATTTCATAAAAGATGGGCTGTTATAAGAATGATAGCTGTTATGATTCTTGGAATTGGACTTGGAATGGTTTATTTCGGTATGCCACTAGCTGTTGGAAATTTAGGATTCAACATTTATTTGGCAGTGGTTTTTAGTGCTTCAATGGAATTACCTTCTTGTGTAGCAACATATTTCTTGGAAAACCTTAGAAGAAAACCTTCAATTCTTGTGTTTTCTATCTTAGGTGGAATTTGTTGTGTGACGTGTGCTGTTTTGGAGAATAGAGTACCAGCTGCTAAAGTGGTTTTAGCAATGGTTGCGTTTTTCGGAGCTTGTACGGCTTATAATGTGTTTCTCATATACATTATAGAGTTGTTTCCGACATGTGTGAGGAACACAACAACGTCGTTGGTGAGACAAGCTATTGTGTTCGGTTGCATATTTTGTCCCTTTTTGATATCCGCGGGGAGGAAAAACAATATTTACTCATATGGTGTGTTTGGAGTTGTTATAATGTTGTCCAATTTTACATTGTTCTTTTTGCCAGAGACTATAGGGATTGTTCTTTGTGATACAATGGATcaacaagagaagaaagaaatagCTTTGTGTGATGCCATGAACCAACAAGTGAGAACAGAAAATGTTTCTGTGTAA